A window of Babylonia areolata isolate BAREFJ2019XMU chromosome 2, ASM4173473v1, whole genome shotgun sequence contains these coding sequences:
- the LOC143300279 gene encoding calaxin-like, with translation MTSKRKQQEQFIQNLLKTSRNDPDRPCRFGHKEIASLLRLFTQVSGGNTQRLERVQFRDELCNWFHITDDFLMDRIFRAFDKGSKGYLRAEDFICGMSTLVVGELEDQTQYCFQVYDLNSDGYISRDEMFHLLKNTLVKQSTEEDPDEGVKDLVETALKKLDVDHDGRVSFSDFKEAVKGDTKLILEYLGPCLPSSEAKNAFLKKLRQ, from the exons ATGACTTCAAAGCGGAAGCAGCAGGAGCAGTTCATTCAGAACCTTCTCAAGACCAGCAGAAACGACCCAGACAGGCCGTGCCGAT tcGGACACAAGGAGATAGCCAGCCTCCTGAGGCTGTTCACCCAGGTGAGTGGCGGCAACACTCAGAGGTTGGAGAGGGTGCAGTTCCGTGACGAGCTGTGCAACTGGTTCCACATCACCGATGACTTTCTCATGGATAGGA TATTCCGGGCCTTTGACAAGGGCAGCAAGGGCTATCTGCGGGCTGAGGACTTCATCTGTGGGATGTCCACCCTGGTCGTCGGGGAGCTAGAGGATCAGACACAAT ACTGTTTTCAGGTGTACGATCTCAACTCAGACGGTTACATCTCAAGGGACGAGATGTTTCACCTGCTCAAAAACACCTTAGTCAAG caatCGACAGAAGAAGACCCAGACGAAGGGGTGAAAGACTTGGTGGAGACAGCTTTGAAGAAACTG GATGTTGACCACGATGGCAGAGTGTCCTTCTCAGACTTCAAAGAGGCAGTGAAAGGGGACACTAAACTCATCCTGGAGTACCTCGGACCCTGTCTGCCTTCCAGTGAA GCCAAGAACGCCTTTCTGAAGAAACTTCGTCAGTAA